The Candidatus Denitrolinea symbiosum DNA window CTGATTGTCTCATAGTCTGGTCGTCTATGGTCTGGTAGTCCGATGGTCGGATGGCCGCGAAGGGGCAAGACCGTTCGGCGATTGGACCATTCGACTTTCAGAACGCTGGACTGAAAATTGCCGTTCCTTCTGTTGGATGAGTTCACGCGGTATTCCCAGATAATTTTGAAGGTCCTTTCCGATGGTGAGGATGTGGCCGCGCGCCGCGCGCCGCGCGGCCGCGGGGTCGCGTCCCTCGACGGCTTCGAGGATGGCGCGGTGTTCGGCCTGCTCGCGGCGCAGGCTTTCGGTCAACGCTTCGGGATGACGGAACATGGCTTCGTAGAGCATCCAATCGGGAAATTTGGCCGCCGCCATTTCATAGAGACGCGCCAGCAGCGGACTTCCGCTCATGGCGACGATGGACGCGTGGAACCGACGGGAGGCCTCGCGCAGCCGGGACATGTCTTCGAGGCGGACGAGGTTGGAGGTTTCGTCGAGGATCCGCTTCGCTTCCTGGACCTGGAGCCGGGTCGCGGCTTCGGACGCGAGCGCGGCCCCCAAAGGTTCAAGGACGAGGCGCAATCCATAGGCGTCGAGCATCTCGGCGTGGGTCAGTTCGAGCACGCGCACGCCGCGATAGGGGACGCGTTCTGCCAGCCCCGAGGCCACCAGCATGTCCAGCGCCTCGCGGACGGGCGTCATGCTGACGCCAAGCGACGAGGCGATGTCCTCCTGTCTCAGCCACTCGCCGGGACGGATCTCCCCCGCGATGACGCGCTTGTGGAGCGATTCGAAGGTCTCGTTGCGCAGGGACTGGCGGGTGGACATGGGTACATTATATATAATTTTTGGGAAGTGGCAAGTGGGGAAGCAGGCGCGGTACGCGTTACGTGAACGACGTTCTTCTCTACTGTTCACTTAAAGGCTCATGTTCAGAACAAGTGATTCGGTAGAATAGGGGCATGGACTTTCCAATTGTTGAACTCATGGATCGAGATGCATGTACGGTCTGGCTAACCGAGCATTTTCATCCCGATGGATTGAAATGCCCACATTGTAAAGCTGGTCTTGAGCAGGCGACTCGATTTCGTAAGACCAAACAAAGCGGTCTGATTGTATATCGGTGCAAAGCCTGTCGTGGCATCTACAATCTCTACAGCGGAACTGCGTTTGAAGGAAGACACTTCACTCCTGAGCAAACTATCCTTTTCATTCGCGAGGTGGTGCAGGGGAAGCCAACGGCGAAGTTGTCGCGAGAATTGAGCATCAGTCGCACAACCGGGCTGACCGTGAGGCATCTGCTTCAGGCGAATGCCAAGAAGGAACAAGCGACCAAACCCTTGAGCGATCTGGAAGTCGAAACCGACGAAATGTTCCAGAACGCGGGGGAAAAAAGGAGAGTGGCACGGCGATCCGCAGGATCCGCCTCGCAAACGAGCCAATAAACGGCGCGGGCGAGGGACGTATGCGAATGATCGTCCGCCGGTCTGCGCAGTGATTGGGCGCGAAACGCGCCAAGTGCGGATCCAAGTGATGCCAGATACAAAAGGCGATAGCTTGTGTCCATTTGTCGAGAACTTTACCAGACCAGAAGCGACGCTCTACACAGATGAATACGACAGTTACAATCGCTTACAACGCGTGCGTCACACCGTCTGTCATGGAAAGAATGAATATGCACGTGATGACGATGGAGATGGCGTTCGGGAAGTCCACGTCAACTCCAACGAAGGCGGCTGGACAGGGTTGCGTAATTTCTTGCGACCCTATCGCGGTGTTCATAAAGCATACTTGTCAGGCTATGCCGCCATCCACGAATTGGCTGTGAACCATAAACGCATCTCGCCGAGTCTCGTCGCTAAACTGGTCCGTAATCACTTGTTCTGAACATGAGCCTCACTTAAAAACGAGGCGCCCCCGGCCGGGGTCGAACCGACAACCTACTGATTCGAAGTCAGGCGCTCTGTCCATTGAGCTACGGGGGCGTAGGGTAATTATACACAGGAAAAATAATGTTGACAGTCCCCTTTAATTCTGATATTATCCGTCAACATTACCGTAAATCTTACAAGGAGAAATCCATGCTTACTGAAATCGCAACCCAACACATCGAAGTTTCTCCCGCCGCGGCGCAGGCTGTGCAGGGGATTCTTGCTGAACGCCAGTTGGAAGGATACGCGCTGCGCGTCTATGTGGCGGGCGGCGGATGCTGCGGCGTCAACTTTGGCATGGCGCTCGACAACAACATCCGCGACGTGGATACCACTTTCGACTCGAAGGGAATCAAACTTGTGGTGGACTCGTCCTCGCTGGATTATCTGCGCGGCGCCTCCATTGACTTCGTGAACGACCCTGTGCAGGGGAGCGGTTTCGTGATCAACAATCCGAACGCCGGTCACAGCCACGGGGAGGGCGGCTGCGCCTGCGGCGGCGGGGGCGGACACGACCATGGCGACGGCGGCGGATGCGGTTGCGGCGGCGGTTCGTGCGGCTGCAGCAGTAACTGAAATTGCTTGCTCGGAAGCAAAACGGCAGACAAACATCTGCCGTTTTTTTGTTGGTTATTTCAGTCCAAACCAACCCCGGGCAAATTTACGAACAGATTTTGCAATTTCAATGGCTTCTTTGGCATCTTCCACTGTCGGCATTTCCCCAGGATATCGTGTCGCAACCGCATAATCGCTTAGAACGGTCAGCAGCGCGGTGGAAAAACTTGTCAGGATTCCGTTTTCGATGCAGATCGTATTTAACGCAGAAAGGTCGTGGGTCTTTGGAAAATACGCCTTTCTTGAAACCAGCATGGCTTTGAGATACTTCTCCGCGGATTGCTGTGAATGAAAGCAGGAATTTACCGTGGAAGGTCTGCTTCCTCGTAGAAGTCTATGCGCTGAGCGCCAATCTTCTTCAGCGTATTTCACCCATTCCAACGGGTTAGTTGGATCGCTCATACAAAACCTTCCCTTTGGAGACAATTTCTTTGATGAACACATCGCCTTTCTTTAGCGCGCTTGCCAATTCATCGGGCGTCTTTACAATGATATCCACAGGAAAAGGGCGAGGATAGAGCAACAGGGATGTGGAAATCAGGTTCTTTCGTTTATTTCCCCTGGCGACAACCAGTAAATCCACATCGCTATCCGGGGTAGGCTTGCCATACGCGTAAGAACCGAAGAGGATGATCTTTTCGGGTTTGAGTTCCGCCACGATGCGCTTGATCGCGTGTGGAAGTGTTTTAGACACAGATGGGAACCCAGTGGGGCGGACTTTGGTTTTGATTGGTAACATGAAATCTCCTCGCCTGATTTTATCAGCGTTCCAGCAGTCCCAGCAGCACGGGCAGCAACTGCTTTTTTCGGGAGACCACGCCCTGCGCGTCGCGCGTCCCGTCGGGGAGGGGCGGGTAGGGCAGGTCGTTGAGGATGGGCGGCGCGGACGAGGTCAGGATGAGGCGGCTCGTGCCGCGCACCACGTCGGTGATGAGGAGGATGGCGAAGTCCAACCCGCGCTTGTCCTTGAGCGCGTCGAGCGCGGACGCGAGCGGGGCGAGATATTCGCCGAGTTGCAGGAGGTCGGTCACTTCGGCCTGCGCCACCGCGAATTTGAACCCGCCCGCCTCGAAGGATTTGATGTCCGTGCTGACGACTTCCGCGGGTTTGCGGTTGGAGAGTCCCGCGCCCGCCGAGAGGACTTTCTGCCCGTAGGTTTGGACAGTCTCGCCCGCCAGCGGACTTCCGCCCGCGAAGGCCCAGCGCGCCAGCCGTTTAGCGGCGTCTTTGTCGCGCGGCGTGGCGGTGGGCGAGGTCAGGATAAGGGTGTCCGCCAGAAGTCCCGCGAGAAGCGCCCCCGCGAGGGCGGGAGGCATGGAGAGTCCCGCTTCGGCGGCCTGTTCTGTCACGAGCGTGGAGGTCGAGCCGACGATGTCCACCGTGAAGCGGATCGGCGCGTGGGTGTGCGGGTTGCCGAGGCGGTGGTGGTCGAGGATCTCGAGCAGTTCGGCTTCCTCGAGCGCGGCGATGGCCTGGCGCGGCTCGTTGTGGTCCACGAGGATGATCTTGAGGCGCGGCGGGTTGAGCGCGTCGCGTTGGCGGGCGATGCCGAGGTAGCGTCCGTCTTCGTCCACGATCCAGTAGTCGTTGTAGTCGTCGCGCAGGATGCGGTTGAGCGAATCGCGGATGTGCGCGCCCGCCGTATATTTCGGGACGCTGGTGTCGGCCGCGTCTTTGCACGGCGCGGACATCATCTCGCGCACGGTGGCGTCGCCCGGGCGCGGGCCCAGCACGTTGGCGAAGTAGTTGAAGAGGCTGAGCCCGTTGACGATGCCGTAGGGTTTGCCGTCTTCGCCGACGATGGGGGCGAGGCCGCCCGTTTTGCTGGCGAGCGTCCACGCCGCGCCGAGTTGGGCATTGGGCGCGAGCGTGTCGAGCCGCTTCATCACGGATTCGAAACGCGGCGAGGCGTCGGTGAGCAGCACGGGCGCGTCGAGGCCGAGCGTCTTCAACACCCAGGCGGTTTGCGGATTGAGCGCGCCGGCGCGCGCCGCGACCGCGTTCGCCCCGTCGCGTTCGCGCAGCAGCCAGGCGTAGCCCATCGCCGAGGCGATGGAGTCGGTGTCGGGGTTGACGTGACCGATGACGTGGATGAGGTCTGTCATGCGACGGGTCCGTTATTTCGAGCGGAGCGCCTTCCACACTTTCTCGGGCGTGATCGGGTTGTCGTCCACGTCCACGCCGACCGCGTCGAAGACCGCGTTGCCCACCGCGGGCGCGACGCCGTCCATCGGGATCTCCGCCACCGCCTTGACGCCAAACGGGTGCGTCGGCTCGAAGGTCTCCACGAAGATGGTCTCCAGTTCGGGCATCTCGTCGGCGCGGAAGACGTGGTAGCGGTCGAGGTCGCGTTCGAGGGCGCGTCCCTTTTCGTCGTAGCGCATCTCCTCGCAGACCGCGTAGCCGAGGGCCTGAGTCATGCCGCCTTCGATCTGTCCCGAGGCGGTGAGCGGGTTGACGATCACGCCCGAGTCCACCGCCATGACGAGTTTGTCCACGGTGACCGCGCCGGTCTCGGTGTCCACGGTCACTTCGGCGAACTGGGCCGCGAACGGCGGCGGCGAGGACGGCGAGACGTGCGAAGCCACGCCCATGATCTGTTCCTGCTCGCTTCTGTGCAGCGTGTCCAGCGCGACCTCGGCGAGCGAGACCGATTTCCCGTCCGGCGCGACCGCCTGGCGATTCGCCAGTCGGATGTTCGACGGCTCGGATTCTCCCAGCATCTTCGCGGCGCGGATTTTGATCCGCTCGGCGCAGATTTGCGCGGCTTTGGTCGCGGCCGCGCCGGAGATGTAGGTTGTCGAGGACGCGTACGCGCCCTTGTCGAATGGCGTGAAGTCTGTGTCGGATGAGTAGCAGATGATGTCGTCCACCGGCACGCCCAACACTTCGGCGGCCATCTGCGCCAGGACGGTGTCCGAGCCGGTGCCGAGGTCGGTCGCGCCGACGAGGAGATTGAAGGAGCCGTCGTCGTTCATCTTGATGGACGCGCCGCCCATGTCGAGGTAGGGAATGGCTGTGCCTTGCATGACGAGCGCGACGCCGATGCCTTTGCGTTTCGCGTTCGACGTTCCATGCCCGGCGTTGCGCCAGGACTCGTTTCCAAATTTGTCGTCCCAGCCGATCGCGGCGCGGCCCTGCGCGACGCATTGTTCCAGTCCAACCGTGTGGATGATCTCGGGACGCGGCTCGCGGCCCTCGTTCCACGCCGTGCTGAAGGGATGGAATTCGCCCGGCCGAATCACGTTCTTCAGGCGGAACTCGATGGGGTCGAAGTCCATCGCCCGCGCGATTTTTTCCAAATGGCGGTCGAGCGGCCAATAGCCCTGCGGGACGCCGTAACCGCGGAACGCGCCCGCGGGCGGGGTGTTGGTGTAGACCACGTCGGCGTAGAAGCGGATGTTCGGCGATTTGCGATATTCGCCGTCGCCGACGTACAACGCCATGGCTTTGTGGCCGGTGTTGCCGGTTACGGTCAACGCGTGGCAGCCGTACGCGCCCGTGTCCGAAAGCGCGTACATTTCGTTGGCGGTGATCGTCCCGTCGCGTTTCACGCCCGTCTTCATCCTGATCCGCATGGGATGGCGCGAGCGCGCCGCGATGAATTCCTCCTCGCGCGTGTACTCGTAGATCACCGGGCGTTTGGTGGCGATGGTCAGGTGCGCGGCCACGTCCTCGATCAACACTTCCTGTTTGCCGCCGAATCCGCCGCCGATGCGCGGCTTGATCACGCGGATGCGTTTGACGGGCAGTCCCAGCACGGGGGCGAGTTGACGCCGCGCGTGGAACGGCACCTGCGTGGACGTGCGAATCACGAGGCGGTCGTCCTCGTCCCAATACGTGACGCAGACGTGCGGTTCGATCGAGACTTGCTGGACTTTCGGCACGCTGTATTCGGCTTCGAAAATTTCATCCGCTTCGGCGAATCCCTTTTCGACGTCGCCGATGTCAATGCGGATCTCGGCGGCGAGATTTTTCTCTGGATGCGAATCGGCGAAGTTGACGTACTCCGGCTCGTCGTGGATTCGCGTCGGGCTGGTCATCGCCTCGCGCGAATCCAGGATGGCGGGCAGGATCTCATATTCGACTTCGATCAACGCCAGCGCCTGCTCCGCGATCCCCGGCGTCTCCGCCGCGACGAACGCAACGCGGTCGCCCACGAAGCGGACTTTGTTGTCCAGCGAGAACGAGTCCAGCGGACCGGGGATCGGGTCGGACTGCCCCGCGGTGGAGTAGACGACGCGCGGGATGTCCTGCCAGGTCAATACCGCCGCGACCCCTTCAAGTTCACGCGCGCGGCGAGCGTCTATCCGCTTGATGCGGGCGTGGGCGTGCGGCGAGTGCAACACTTTGGCGTGGAGCAGTCCGCGCTTTTCGAGGTCCGCGGCGAAGGCGGGTTTGCCCTGCACCAACTTGACCGCGTCCACTTTGATCTCGGGCTTGCCGACGGTCTGCCAGGTTTTCGACTCGGGCGTGACGACGACTCTGGGTTTGGTCAGCAGGACGGTGGCTGAGTCGGTCGGCAAATCGGCGTTTGGCAGGTCGGCAGTCGGCAGGTTGGTGGATTGATCGCCCCAACTCACCAGGTCCCAATTCACGGGTTCTTCGCCGCGCATGACCGCCGCCGCTTTCAACACGGCTTGCACGGGTTTGAGATAGCCCGTACAGCGGCACAGCACGCCCGAAATCGCCTCGCGGACTTCATCCTCGGTGGGATTCGGATTCCTGTCGAGCAGCGACTTCGCGGCGAGGATTTGCGCGGGCGTGCAATATCCGCATTGGATCGCGCCGTTTTCGACGAAGGCTTTCTGCAGGGGATGAAGCCCGTCGGTGAGTTTCCAGCCCTGTTCGGGATGCTCGCCGAGCGCTTCGATGGTGGCGACCTTGTGACCTTCGGCTTGCGCGGCCAGCATGGATCCCGCGTTGACGGGGCGTCCATCCAGCAGGACGGTGTCCGAACCGCTCAAGCCGTGTTCGTCGCCGAATTTCACACCGTGGAAGCCGAGTCCGCGCAGGGCGGAGAGGAGTGTGGTATGGACGGGCGCTTCGATTTCGTGGTCAACGCCGTTGATATGGAGAGTGAGGTTCATTGCGCGATTCCTTCCAGGCATCGTTTCGCCAATGTCGCGGCCGCATCCTGGCGATATGCCGCGCTGGCCCATTCGTCCGCCGCTTCGTGACAGGCGTTGCGGGCCGCGGTTCCGACGCCGCCGAATTCGGCCCCGTCCAGCGCGAGGCAGGGAGATTTGCCCCAGCCGCCGACCGCGAGACGCGTCCGCGCGGGACCCCATTGGGCGAGGCCCGCGCAGACGATGGGTTTGTCGGACGGCGTCCGCGCCGCGTATTCGAACGCGAATTTGGCGTGAAGAGGGATTGCGATCTGGACGATGAGTCCGCGCGGGCGCAACGGCAGGAATTCGCCGACGCCGATCTCGGACGGTTGCTTGCCGGCGATAGCGACCTTCGCGTCCAGAGCCAGGAGC harbors:
- a CDS encoding DNA-binding transcriptional regulator, GntR family, whose translation is MSTRQSLRNETFESLHKRVIAGEIRPGEWLRQEDIASSLGVSMTPVREALDMLVASGLAERVPYRGVRVLELTHAEMLDAYGLRLVLEPLGAALASEAATRLQVQEAKRILDETSNLVRLEDMSRLREASRRFHASIVAMSGSPLLARLYEMAAAKFPDWMLYEAMFRHPEALTESLRREQAEHRAILEAVEGRDPAAARRAARGHILTIGKDLQNYLGIPRELIQQKERQFSVQRSESRMVQSPNGLAPSRPSDHRTTRP
- a CDS encoding DNA-binding protein encodes the protein MSDPTNPLEWVKYAEEDWRSAHRLLRGSRPSTVNSCFHSQQSAEKYLKAMLVSRKAYFPKTHDLSALNTICIENGILTSFSTALLTVLSDYAVATRYPGEMPTVEDAKEAIEIAKSVRKFARGWFGLK
- a CDS encoding manganese-dependent inorganic pyrophosphatase; this translates as MTDLIHVIGHVNPDTDSIASAMGYAWLLRERDGANAVAARAGALNPQTAWVLKTLGLDAPVLLTDASPRFESVMKRLDTLAPNAQLGAAWTLASKTGGLAPIVGEDGKPYGIVNGLSLFNYFANVLGPRPGDATVREMMSAPCKDAADTSVPKYTAGAHIRDSLNRILRDDYNDYWIVDEDGRYLGIARQRDALNPPRLKIILVDHNEPRQAIAALEEAELLEILDHHRLGNPHTHAPIRFTVDIVGSTSTLVTEQAAEAGLSMPPALAGALLAGLLADTLILTSPTATPRDKDAAKRLARWAFAGGSPLAGETVQTYGQKVLSAGAGLSNRKPAEVVSTDIKSFEAGGFKFAVAQAEVTDLLQLGEYLAPLASALDALKDKRGLDFAILLITDVVRGTSRLILTSSAPPILNDLPYPPLPDGTRDAQGVVSRKKQLLPVLLGLLER
- a CDS encoding xanthine dehydrogenase — translated: MNLTLHINGVDHEIEAPVHTTLLSALRGLGFHGVKFGDEHGLSGSDTVLLDGRPVNAGSMLAAQAEGHKVATIEALGEHPEQGWKLTDGLHPLQKAFVENGAIQCGYCTPAQILAAKSLLDRNPNPTEDEVREAISGVLCRCTGYLKPVQAVLKAAAVMRGEEPVNWDLVSWGDQSTNLPTADLPNADLPTDSATVLLTKPRVVVTPESKTWQTVGKPEIKVDAVKLVQGKPAFAADLEKRGLLHAKVLHSPHAHARIKRIDARRARELEGVAAVLTWQDIPRVVYSTAGQSDPIPGPLDSFSLDNKVRFVGDRVAFVAAETPGIAEQALALIEVEYEILPAILDSREAMTSPTRIHDEPEYVNFADSHPEKNLAAEIRIDIGDVEKGFAEADEIFEAEYSVPKVQQVSIEPHVCVTYWDEDDRLVIRTSTQVPFHARRQLAPVLGLPVKRIRVIKPRIGGGFGGKQEVLIEDVAAHLTIATKRPVIYEYTREEEFIAARSRHPMRIRMKTGVKRDGTITANEMYALSDTGAYGCHALTVTGNTGHKAMALYVGDGEYRKSPNIRFYADVVYTNTPPAGAFRGYGVPQGYWPLDRHLEKIARAMDFDPIEFRLKNVIRPGEFHPFSTAWNEGREPRPEIIHTVGLEQCVAQGRAAIGWDDKFGNESWRNAGHGTSNAKRKGIGVALVMQGTAIPYLDMGGASIKMNDDGSFNLLVGATDLGTGSDTVLAQMAAEVLGVPVDDIICYSSDTDFTPFDKGAYASSTTYISGAAATKAAQICAERIKIRAAKMLGESEPSNIRLANRQAVAPDGKSVSLAEVALDTLHRSEQEQIMGVASHVSPSSPPPFAAQFAEVTVDTETGAVTVDKLVMAVDSGVIVNPLTASGQIEGGMTQALGYAVCEEMRYDEKGRALERDLDRYHVFRADEMPELETIFVETFEPTHPFGVKAVAEIPMDGVAPAVGNAVFDAVGVDVDDNPITPEKVWKALRSK